From the genome of Ptychodera flava strain L36383 chromosome 20, AS_Pfla_20210202, whole genome shotgun sequence, one region includes:
- the LOC139120162 gene encoding uncharacterized protein isoform X1, producing MSDLNAQCRGDVVDKFEVVSLEGRDYCGEGDGTIDTEGHNGRHRYPECLPYKTATCTDPAKCGARHPHIYFPPAFDWESQHMMRLGFSSQSVTSVDDCGSSLPFEEIVNNWLMENPRHVLTHLLPDYPVTAEVEEYVAEVGMEIPEYRQLLSSCSDRPAINPNPESVIDSAVDQLDQDMEETLVDSGPESDNEDLDRHLVAEHTRPLKKRRVEQPGSEMENQDSDKVLTGDNDCSPDKGSTDGDLQQTQQVTHENKRRTPSPEDRPKCGSEQRREIRLKKRGERDSKLQKVMEKCMERHLLHEQKRDKKYDEYERKREEREAEYERIRQEERRRMLDLEEQRLTFEREQQELNRRHEMHMFNMFFQFIHREQMQHITIQTHRQNTCLHLHLRHSMQLPHHTHSHQHLLHHTSKEIQSDIWHSHHLHRMTIFLVTVSYLILLI from the exons ATGAGTGACTTGAATGCCCAGTGCAGAGGGGATGTTGTCGACAAATTTGAAGTCGTGTCTTTGGAAGGACGTGACTACTGCGGTGAAGGGGATGGCACCATAGACACCGAAGGGCACAACGGCCGACACCGTTACCCCGAGTGTCTACCATACAAGACAGCAACGTGTACAGATCCTGCAAAATGTGGTGCAAGACATCCTCACATATATTTTCCTCCGGCCTTTGACTGGGAAAGCCAACACATGATGAGATTGGGCTTCAGTTCACAGTCAGTAACCTCGGTAGATGATTGTGGTAGCTCTTTGCCTTTTGAAGAAATTGTCAACAACTGGTTGATGGAGAATcccaggcatgttttgacccaCTTGTTGCCCGACTACCCTGTAACAGCAGAAGTAGAAGAATACGTTGCTGAAGTAGGCATGGAAATACCAGAGTATCGTCAACTTCTGTCCAGTTGCA GTGACAGACCGGCGATCAACCCGAACCCAGAATCCGTCATCGATAGCGCAGTTGATCAACTTGATCAAG ACATGGAGGAGACACTGGTGGATTCTGGTCCTGAATCAGACAATGAAGATTTAGATAGACATCTTGTTGCAG AGCATACTCGACCTTTGAAGAAACGCAGAGTGGAACAACCAGGCTCAGAAATGGAAAATCAAGACAGTGATAAAG TGCTTACCGGTGACAATGACTGTAGCCCTGATAAGGGATCCACAGATGGTGATTTGCAACAGACACAACAAG tGACACACGAGAACAAGAGAAGAACCCCAAGCCCAGAAGATAGACCAAAATGTGGTTCTGAACAGAGGCGAG AAATTCGATTGAAAAAAAGAGGTGAACGAGATTCAAAGTTGCAAAAAGTAATGGAAAAGTGTATGGAAAGACATCTTCTACATGAACAGAAACGTGATAAAAAGTATGACGAGTATGAACGgaagagagaagagagagaggcTGAATATGAAAGAATCCGTCAAGAGGAAAGACGAAGGATGCTAGATTTAGAAGAGCAAAGATTAACATTTGAACGAGAACAACAAGAGTTGAATAGACGCCATGAAATGCATATGTTTAATATGTTTTTTCAGTTCATTCACCGAGAACAAATGCAACATATTACAAtccaaacacacagacagaataCATGCCTCCACCTACACCTCAGACACAGTATGCAACTCCCCCATCACACACACAGCCATCAACATTTGTTGCAccacacatccaaagaaatacAGTCAGATATATGGCACAGCCACCATCTACACAGAATGACGATATTCTTAGTGACAGTATCCTATCTGATTCTGTTAAtataa
- the LOC139120162 gene encoding uncharacterized protein isoform X3 — MSDLNAQCRGDVVDKFEVVSLEGRDYCGEGDGTIDTEGHNGRHRYPECLPYKTATCTDPAKCGARHPHIYFPPAFDWESQHMMRLGFSSQSVTSVDDCGSSLPFEEIVNNWLMENPRHVLTHLLPDYPVTAEVEEYVAEVGMEIPEYRQLLSSCIKESIQQDDFMQVLTEFAEKYDMKKALIKVLCKAACKSILPRYRKALLRWIVTVDEYRSGTLHEAFLDHFLADIVEVAAQETDITVVMNQRAATARKIVICGKSVDVESDVDVLAPDGGGVLHIATCVKKEPHARPTDITKLLSQAVCEALAVASKSPFGNDQYKTVYQILVCAVRSNNTDVLQFSIVLVKCSVSVQTLDSMTQCPIRNPLRPSYIMHTKFECPQLHMPGFPLVFYRAVKAVLIAFKGINTCEHSD; from the exons ATGAGTGACTTGAATGCCCAGTGCAGAGGGGATGTTGTCGACAAATTTGAAGTCGTGTCTTTGGAAGGACGTGACTACTGCGGTGAAGGGGATGGCACCATAGACACCGAAGGGCACAACGGCCGACACCGTTACCCCGAGTGTCTACCATACAAGACAGCAACGTGTACAGATCCTGCAAAATGTGGTGCAAGACATCCTCACATATATTTTCCTCCGGCCTTTGACTGGGAAAGCCAACACATGATGAGATTGGGCTTCAGTTCACAGTCAGTAACCTCGGTAGATGATTGTGGTAGCTCTTTGCCTTTTGAAGAAATTGTCAACAACTGGTTGATGGAGAATcccaggcatgttttgacccaCTTGTTGCCCGACTACCCTGTAACAGCAGAAGTAGAAGAATACGTTGCTGAAGTAGGCATGGAAATACCAGAGTATCGTCAACTTCTGTCCAGTTGCA TAAAGGAAAGCATACAACAAGATGACTTTATGCAAGTATTGACTGAGTTTGCTGAGAAATATGACATGAAAAAAGCCCTGATTAAAGTTCTCTGTAAGGCTGCATGTAAATCT ATCTTGCCGAGATACAGGAAAGCATTGCTAAGATGGATTGTTACCGTAGATGAATATAGAAGTGGTACACTACATGAAGCATTCTTGGACCATTTCCTGGCTGATATAGTTGAAGTGGCCGCACAGGAAACTGATATCACGGTGGTAATGAA TCAGAGAGCGGCTACAGCACGCAAGATTGTCATATGTGGGAAATCCGTGGATGTAGAAAGTGACGTCGACGTTTTGGCACCTGATGGGGGCGGTGTACTGCACATTGCAACATGTGTGAAG AAAGAACCTCATGCAAGACCGACAGACATCACCAAATTACTGTCACAGGCAGTGTGTGAGGCATTGGCCGTAGCCTCAAAGTCGCCATTTGGTAATGACCAATATAAGACTGTGTACCAGATCCTTGTATGTGCCGTGCGATCCAACAATACTGACGTATTGCAGTTCTCCATCGTCCTTGTCAAGTGCAGTGTTTCCGTTCAAACACTAGACAGTATGACTCAGTGTCCAATACGCAATCCTCTGCGACCATCATACATCATGCATACAAAATTTGAATGTCCCCAATTACACATGCCTGGTTTCCCCTTGGTCTTCTACAGGGCAGTCAAAGCAGTGTTGATTGCATTCAAAGGAATTAACACCTGTGAACACAGTGATTGA
- the LOC139120162 gene encoding hepatoma-derived growth factor-related protein 2-like isoform X2, with product MSDLNAQCRGDVVDKFEVVSLEGRDYCGEGDGTIDTEGHNGRHRYPECLPYKTATCTDPAKCGARHPHIYFPPAFDWESQHMMRLGFSSQSVTSVDDCGSSLPFEEIVNNWLMENPRHVLTHLLPDYPVTAEVEEYVAEVGMEIPEYRQLLSSCNMEETLVDSGPESDNEDLDRHLVAEHTRPLKKRRVEQPGSEMENQDSDKVLTGDNDCSPDKGSTDGDLQQTQQVTHENKRRTPSPEDRPKCGSEQRREIRLKKRGERDSKLQKVMEKCMERHLLHEQKRDKKYDEYERKREEREAEYERIRQEERRRMLDLEEQRLTFEREQQELNRRHEMHMFNMFFQFIHREQMQHITIQTHRQNTCLHLHLRHSMQLPHHTHSHQHLLHHTSKEIQSDIWHSHHLHRMTIFLVTVSYLILLI from the exons ATGAGTGACTTGAATGCCCAGTGCAGAGGGGATGTTGTCGACAAATTTGAAGTCGTGTCTTTGGAAGGACGTGACTACTGCGGTGAAGGGGATGGCACCATAGACACCGAAGGGCACAACGGCCGACACCGTTACCCCGAGTGTCTACCATACAAGACAGCAACGTGTACAGATCCTGCAAAATGTGGTGCAAGACATCCTCACATATATTTTCCTCCGGCCTTTGACTGGGAAAGCCAACACATGATGAGATTGGGCTTCAGTTCACAGTCAGTAACCTCGGTAGATGATTGTGGTAGCTCTTTGCCTTTTGAAGAAATTGTCAACAACTGGTTGATGGAGAATcccaggcatgttttgacccaCTTGTTGCCCGACTACCCTGTAACAGCAGAAGTAGAAGAATACGTTGCTGAAGTAGGCATGGAAATACCAGAGTATCGTCAACTTCTGTCCAGTTGCA ACATGGAGGAGACACTGGTGGATTCTGGTCCTGAATCAGACAATGAAGATTTAGATAGACATCTTGTTGCAG AGCATACTCGACCTTTGAAGAAACGCAGAGTGGAACAACCAGGCTCAGAAATGGAAAATCAAGACAGTGATAAAG TGCTTACCGGTGACAATGACTGTAGCCCTGATAAGGGATCCACAGATGGTGATTTGCAACAGACACAACAAG tGACACACGAGAACAAGAGAAGAACCCCAAGCCCAGAAGATAGACCAAAATGTGGTTCTGAACAGAGGCGAG AAATTCGATTGAAAAAAAGAGGTGAACGAGATTCAAAGTTGCAAAAAGTAATGGAAAAGTGTATGGAAAGACATCTTCTACATGAACAGAAACGTGATAAAAAGTATGACGAGTATGAACGgaagagagaagagagagaggcTGAATATGAAAGAATCCGTCAAGAGGAAAGACGAAGGATGCTAGATTTAGAAGAGCAAAGATTAACATTTGAACGAGAACAACAAGAGTTGAATAGACGCCATGAAATGCATATGTTTAATATGTTTTTTCAGTTCATTCACCGAGAACAAATGCAACATATTACAAtccaaacacacagacagaataCATGCCTCCACCTACACCTCAGACACAGTATGCAACTCCCCCATCACACACACAGCCATCAACATTTGTTGCAccacacatccaaagaaatacAGTCAGATATATGGCACAGCCACCATCTACACAGAATGACGATATTCTTAGTGACAGTATCCTATCTGATTCTGTTAAtataa